A region of Nocardioides alkalitolerans DNA encodes the following proteins:
- a CDS encoding DUF222 domain-containing protein, with protein sequence MDRGTHTTATALIDAVRERTTAARVAEAAAFVAVGDWAAAHTSDAVVGDPITVLGEWHEAEYAEALAGDQFLELGGPGAPVVAEFCIGEVAAARGCSFDAARRLVGDAVELRYRLPRVHARVVAGEVDVWRGRRIAQATRTLTFEAAGFVDRHVAYVAGKATGAEVDRLVAEAAARFDPETTEAERHAADGERYLAIELGDVAYADPLTGTLRGTVNVHGSLDLADALDLERTVAHVARQLGDLGCDSDLDVRRSMALGEIARRCDGVTTLEYDAGEAPNGDQPQPVQRARREVVLFVHLDQAAITGTLNGIGPGIDTCTGMTGIDLARLDTPGAPRGAVTVEQVQTWCESSDTTVTVKPIIDLNTDDAVDGYTPPDRIADHVRARWPRCVFPYCTRSSRTADLDHCERYDENGPPGQTSTRNLFPLCRRHHRMKTHREMTTGNRWTYRPTNPDDGEPPSAVIWTSPMGLRYLVDRDGTHPWPPPDDPA encoded by the coding sequence ATGGATCGGGGGACCCACACCACAGCGACCGCGTTGATCGACGCCGTCCGCGAGCGCACGACGGCGGCTCGTGTGGCGGAGGCTGCTGCGTTCGTCGCCGTGGGTGACTGGGCGGCGGCGCACACCTCGGATGCCGTGGTGGGTGACCCGATCACGGTGCTGGGTGAGTGGCACGAGGCCGAGTACGCCGAGGCTCTGGCTGGGGATCAGTTCCTCGAGCTGGGTGGGCCGGGGGCGCCGGTGGTGGCGGAGTTCTGCATCGGTGAGGTCGCCGCCGCTCGGGGTTGCTCGTTCGATGCGGCGCGGCGGTTGGTGGGAGACGCAGTGGAGCTGCGCTACCGGCTCCCCCGCGTCCACGCGCGCGTCGTGGCGGGTGAGGTCGACGTGTGGCGGGGGCGGCGGATCGCCCAAGCCACCCGCACGCTCACCTTCGAGGCGGCCGGGTTCGTGGACCGGCACGTCGCGTACGTCGCGGGCAAGGCCACTGGTGCCGAGGTCGACCGACTGGTCGCGGAAGCGGCGGCGCGGTTCGACCCCGAGACCACCGAAGCCGAACGGCACGCGGCTGACGGTGAGCGGTACCTCGCGATCGAGCTGGGCGACGTCGCCTATGCGGATCCGTTGACCGGGACCCTGCGCGGCACCGTGAACGTCCACGGATCCCTCGACCTGGCCGATGCGCTCGACCTCGAACGCACCGTCGCCCACGTGGCCCGGCAGCTGGGCGACCTGGGCTGCGACTCAGACCTCGACGTCCGCCGCTCCATGGCCCTCGGCGAGATCGCGCGGCGCTGCGACGGCGTGACCACGCTGGAGTACGACGCCGGTGAAGCGCCGAACGGAGACCAGCCACAGCCGGTCCAGCGGGCCCGGCGCGAGGTGGTGCTCTTCGTGCACCTCGACCAGGCCGCGATCACCGGCACCCTCAACGGTATCGGTCCCGGCATCGATACCTGCACCGGCATGACCGGCATCGACCTCGCTCGCCTCGACACCCCAGGCGCACCCCGCGGAGCAGTCACGGTCGAGCAGGTCCAGACCTGGTGCGAGAGCTCGGACACGACGGTGACCGTCAAGCCGATCATCGACCTCAACACCGACGACGCCGTCGACGGCTACACCCCGCCCGACCGCATCGCCGACCACGTCCGCGCCCGCTGGCCCCGCTGCGTCTTCCCCTATTGCACCCGCAGCTCGCGGACCGCAGACCTCGACCACTGCGAGCGATACGACGAGAACGGCCCACCCGGCCAGACTTCCACTCGCAACCTGTTCCCGCTGTGCCGACGCCACCACCGCATGAAGACCCACCGCGAGATGACCACCGGCAACAGATGGACCTACCGCCCCACCAACCCCGACGACGGAGAGCCACCGAGCGCCGTCATCTGGACCAGCCCGATGGGATTGCGCTACCTCGTCGACCGCGACGGCACCCACCCCTGGCCACCACCCGACGACCCAGCCTGA
- a CDS encoding ASCH domain-containing protein has product MSTPDAPRTPATAPDREAAAEMWAAYAAAYPEAVDACPDHTVEHFGDSARLADELLGLVLSGRKRATSELVADFVARGDGLPRIGSHWIACDGAGVPRAVLRTIELRVGPFASADAAFAADEGEDDLSLASWQREHRRYWTRVSAARGGTWSEDQDIVFERFTVVWPPEAANHPA; this is encoded by the coding sequence ATGAGCACTCCCGACGCCCCCCGCACCCCGGCCACCGCCCCCGACCGGGAGGCGGCGGCGGAGATGTGGGCGGCGTACGCGGCGGCGTACCCGGAGGCGGTCGACGCCTGTCCCGACCACACGGTGGAGCACTTCGGCGACTCCGCCCGGCTGGCCGACGAGCTGCTCGGGCTCGTGCTGTCGGGTCGCAAGCGTGCGACGTCCGAGCTCGTCGCCGACTTCGTCGCCCGCGGCGACGGGCTCCCCCGCATCGGCTCGCACTGGATCGCCTGCGACGGCGCCGGGGTGCCCCGTGCGGTGCTGCGCACCATCGAGCTGCGCGTCGGCCCCTTCGCGAGCGCGGACGCCGCGTTCGCCGCCGACGAGGGCGAGGACGACCTCAGCCTGGCGAGCTGGCAGCGCGAGCACCGTCGCTACTGGACGCGGGTCAGTGCCGCCCGCGGCGGCACCTGGTCCGAGGACCAGGACATCGTCTTCGAGCGGTTCACCGTCGTCTGGCCGCCCGAGGCGGCGAACCACCCGGCCTGA